Proteins encoded together in one Verrucomicrobiota bacterium window:
- the hemW gene encoding radical SAM family heme chaperone HemW — MPTVTSLYVHVPFCAHKCEYCAFYSAPPSGDVTNRYVAALVREMGLVAHELKPQTVFFGGGTPSLLNLAQWRRILEAMQRLNLLGAGEWTVECNPATVSDDKAKLLRDFGVNRVSMGVQSLDEQLLDRLGRLHSRGQVFKSFDTLRAAGFDNVNVDLMFAIPGQTMETWQSTLREAAALGSEHLSCYEVIYEQDTPLFAQLQAGEFDVDEELAEAMYEELLRAADRAGFAQYEVANFGKHPGGVLDAAGGIPARACRHNVNYWRGGAYHGLGPSAAGYVDGVRTKNWSNTQLYCEQLEKGARAIESSEQLPPLRRAGETAAFGLRMNAGWPFDEFERTTGFDLRREWRAEMDELISGGLAESDARRFHLTRMGMRFADHAAAVLLR, encoded by the coding sequence GTGCCGACTGTCACCAGCCTCTACGTGCACGTGCCGTTTTGCGCGCACAAGTGCGAGTATTGCGCCTTTTACTCGGCGCCGCCGTCGGGCGACGTGACAAACCGCTATGTCGCGGCGCTTGTGCGCGAGATGGGATTGGTCGCGCATGAACTCAAGCCGCAGACCGTTTTCTTCGGCGGCGGCACACCGTCGCTCCTGAACCTCGCGCAATGGCGGCGAATCCTCGAGGCGATGCAGCGACTTAACCTGCTCGGCGCCGGCGAGTGGACGGTGGAGTGCAATCCCGCGACCGTGTCCGACGACAAGGCGAAGCTGCTGCGCGATTTCGGCGTGAACCGCGTTTCGATGGGCGTTCAGTCGCTCGACGAGCAGCTCCTTGACCGCCTCGGGCGCCTCCACTCGCGCGGGCAGGTCTTCAAGTCCTTCGACACGCTGCGCGCCGCGGGCTTCGACAACGTGAACGTGGACCTCATGTTCGCCATCCCCGGCCAGACGATGGAGACCTGGCAGTCCACCCTGCGCGAAGCCGCGGCGCTGGGCAGCGAACATCTCTCCTGCTACGAGGTCATTTACGAGCAGGACACGCCGCTCTTCGCACAGTTGCAGGCGGGCGAGTTCGACGTGGATGAGGAACTCGCCGAGGCGATGTATGAGGAACTGCTCCGCGCGGCGGACCGGGCGGGGTTTGCGCAGTATGAGGTGGCGAACTTCGGGAAGCACCCGGGCGGAGTGCTGGACGCGGCGGGTGGCATCCCGGCGCGCGCCTGCCGGCACAACGTGAACTACTGGCGCGGCGGCGCGTATCACGGCCTCGGCCCGAGCGCGGCGGGTTACGTGGATGGCGTGCGCACGAAGAACTGGTCCAACACGCAGCTCTACTGCGAGCAACTCGAGAAAGGCGCGCGCGCCATCGAGTCGAGCGAGCAACTGCCGCCGCTGCGGCGCGCGGGAGAGACGGCCGCGTTCGGCTTGCGAATGAACGCGGGCTGGCCGTTCGACGAGTTCGAGCGCACGACGGGCTTCGACCTGCGACGCGAATGGCGCGCGGAGATGGATGAACTGATTTCCGGCGGGTTGGCGGAGTCAGACGCGAGGCGCTTTCACCTCACGCGCATGGGGATGCGCTTTGCCGATCACGCGGCGGCCGTTCTGCTACGCTGA